A genomic segment from Pradoshia eiseniae encodes:
- a CDS encoding glycerophosphodiester phosphodiesterase, with product MKKFVVLLIASAFFFVGTITSVNAAPEKHKPQKVTNVAHRGASAYAPEHTIASYKLGDKMHGDYIEIDLQMTKDGTLIAMHDETLDRTTNGTGLVKDHTLQEIKQLDAGSWFNEKYPEYAKEEYEGLKVPTLEEVFKKLGKNKKYYIETKSPDVYPGMEEELLRIINKYKINKKTLLLQSFSPDSLLKLHSLDPTLKLVQLISYKETATITDEEIDYIKSYAVGIGPNHTYLNEVYVQKVVQNGLDIHPYTVNTKERMKTLIDWGVTGMFTNHPDILHQLKKELRKGE from the coding sequence TTGAAGAAATTTGTTGTTTTATTGATTGCAAGCGCTTTCTTCTTCGTTGGCACGATAACATCAGTGAATGCTGCTCCGGAAAAGCATAAACCTCAAAAGGTGACCAATGTCGCTCACAGGGGAGCTTCGGCATATGCTCCGGAACATACAATAGCGTCCTATAAGCTGGGGGACAAAATGCATGGGGACTATATCGAAATTGATCTTCAAATGACAAAGGATGGGACATTGATTGCTATGCATGACGAAACACTTGACCGGACCACTAATGGAACTGGGCTGGTAAAAGACCATACCTTACAAGAAATCAAGCAGCTGGATGCGGGCAGCTGGTTCAATGAGAAGTATCCAGAATACGCTAAGGAAGAATATGAAGGCTTGAAAGTTCCGACACTGGAAGAAGTCTTTAAAAAGCTAGGCAAAAATAAAAAATACTATATTGAAACAAAATCTCCTGATGTTTATCCAGGCATGGAGGAAGAATTACTGCGCATAATTAATAAATATAAAATAAATAAGAAAACATTGCTCCTTCAATCTTTCAGCCCAGACAGCCTCTTGAAGCTCCACTCCTTAGATCCAACCTTAAAGCTTGTACAGCTAATCTCCTACAAAGAAACCGCGACTATCACGGATGAAGAAATTGACTATATTAAGAGCTATGCAGTTGGCATTGGTCCTAATCATACGTATTTAAATGAGGTCTATGTACAAAAGGTAGTTCAAAACGGCTTGGACATCCATCCATACACAGTCAATACAAAGGAAAGAATGAAAACCTTAATTGATTGGGGCGTGACCGGTATGTTTACGAATCATCCGGATATTTTGCATCAATTGAAGAAGGAATTGAGGAAGGGGGAGTAA
- a CDS encoding class I SAM-dependent methyltransferase, producing MKEKYYDELMRIKTRGDQQGHPSTLSYNRYEPTPYAALEKLFASYSLNRRDHVVDFGCGKGRLNFYIHYFFQAAVSGVEMNEVFYNEAMMNLADYAKYRSEKIHFYCCLAEEFNIQPGHNRFYFFNPFNVQIFRKVVNRILDSVEEYSRPADIILYYPSEDYIFYLEHETPFEWVQEIIIKAQDPFDRFLIYRLPQNSWE from the coding sequence ATGAAAGAGAAATACTATGACGAATTAATGCGGATCAAAACTAGGGGAGACCAGCAAGGTCATCCGTCTACCCTTTCCTATAATCGCTATGAACCTACACCATATGCGGCACTGGAAAAATTATTTGCATCCTACAGCCTTAACCGAAGGGATCATGTTGTGGATTTTGGCTGCGGCAAGGGACGATTGAATTTTTATATTCATTATTTCTTTCAAGCTGCCGTCTCGGGAGTGGAGATGAATGAGGTCTTTTATAATGAGGCAATGATGAACCTGGCGGATTATGCGAAGTATCGGAGTGAAAAAATTCATTTCTATTGCTGCCTGGCTGAGGAGTTCAACATACAGCCTGGCCACAATCGCTTCTACTTCTTTAATCCGTTTAATGTCCAGATATTCAGGAAGGTCGTGAATCGGATTCTCGATTCGGTCGAGGAATATAGCCGCCCGGCGGATATTATTCTTTATTATCCTTCAGAGGATTATATCTTTTATTTGGAGCATGAAACGCCCTTTGAATGGGTTCAGGAGATAATCATTAAGGCACAAGATCCATTCGACCGATTTTTAATCTATCGCTTGCCGCAGAATAGCTGGGAATGA
- the qoxA gene encoding cytochrome aa3 quinol oxidase subunit II, protein MNKKLGLLGSMLTSILLLAGCDWVVFDPNGPVAKTQSDTIIFSMLMLAGVMVVVYVLYIFILVKYRASKAPKDYVPPHIQGSHTLEIIWTAIPIIIVSILGYVTVVSTFEVESKPKGYEDQEPLVIYASSSNWKWHFSYPEQDIETVNYVNIPTDRVVEFRLYSYGPITSFWIPQLGGQKYAMSDMVTKLNFVADNEMSMMGRNSNFSGQGTAHMEFEALSMSNEEFDEWVEQVQANEPELTEKKFDELLDTAYVGRQSYSSTHLEFSPPPEGHNHGAKEAPSNEDPDQENQFDKESENHGNH, encoded by the coding sequence ATGAACAAAAAGTTAGGACTTTTAGGGTCCATGCTGACATCAATTCTTCTGTTAGCCGGATGTGACTGGGTTGTGTTCGATCCAAACGGACCAGTAGCCAAAACTCAATCAGATACGATTATCTTCTCCATGCTGATGCTGGCTGGCGTTATGGTTGTTGTTTATGTGCTGTATATCTTCATATTAGTGAAATATAGAGCTTCCAAAGCTCCTAAAGATTACGTGCCTCCGCATATCCAAGGCAGTCATACACTTGAAATTATATGGACAGCCATTCCGATTATTATTGTCTCTATTCTTGGCTACGTGACGGTCGTATCCACTTTTGAGGTTGAGAGCAAACCAAAAGGCTATGAAGATCAAGAACCTCTCGTCATTTATGCTTCTTCTTCGAACTGGAAATGGCATTTCAGCTATCCTGAGCAGGATATTGAAACCGTAAACTATGTCAATATCCCAACTGATAGAGTCGTAGAGTTCCGCTTATATTCTTACGGACCAATCACCAGCTTCTGGATTCCGCAATTGGGCGGCCAAAAATATGCCATGTCTGACATGGTCACAAAGCTTAATTTCGTAGCAGATAACGAAATGTCCATGATGGGCCGAAATTCCAACTTCAGCGGCCAAGGGACTGCACATATGGAATTCGAAGCGCTCTCCATGTCTAATGAAGAGTTTGATGAATGGGTTGAGCAAGTTCAAGCAAATGAGCCTGAGCTGACAGAAAAGAAATTTGACGAGCTCCTAGATACAGCTTACGTTGGCCGTCAAAGCTATTCTTCCACTCACCTGGAATTCAGCCCGCCGCCAGAAGGACATAACCATGGCGCTAAAGAAGCTCCATCAAACGAAGATCCTGATCAGGAAAACCAATTTGATAAGGAATCTGAGAATCACGGAAACCACTAG